In the Salvia miltiorrhiza cultivar Shanhuang (shh) chromosome 8, IMPLAD_Smil_shh, whole genome shotgun sequence genome, caaaattcaCATAAGACCATAATCCATATCCAAAAGATTATTTTTAACACGAATTAAACATAGAAACCACACcaaaatcccccaaataaatgtgtataaatacgcccaatcaacatcccaaaatggcaaaatgGACTACTTTTTTAGGACGAAAGgagcattattattattattattattattattattattattattattattattattattataaaggcGCATACATTGCACGCACGAATCATTCAAAATGTCGCACGAGCTAGGCGCGATAGGATGCGTTGCGCCTCGAGTCACCATCATCTGCATCGAAGGGCTTATCACCAAGGCTGGCTCGAGCGATGATGAGTCACCACCAATGTTGATACTATTATAATTCActctttatataattaaaatgattaaaataatattgttttgTTTGGAACATTATTTATGGTTTTATCAAGTTAATTTGAATTTTCGAACAATTTTATTTCatgtgtaaaataaaataaattaaaattaatgtactCATTTAAAATTCAGAATTCatatgtaaaattaaaattcgatTAAAGTTTATATACTTAGAGACAACTTATCCTAATAAAAATAGAACTAGTGCTCAGTTCATAAACAAACAGATTACAAATTTGGGAAGCTAgattgaaatttttttttttgatcagaaaattaataaattttattaaaaatatagctggtaccagaggtaccaataAAAACAGAAAGGAAGCATGAGTAAGCAGAAAAACAAGGAAAACCAAAAAACCAAATCAGGAGGTCAAGTAATCAACCCTTCAGCTGAGATTGAAATGATAGGAAGCTAGATTGAAATGATAGGAGATATTATCAGCATTAAATACGAtgtaatatctatgtatatgatgttgattatattttacaaattaaaatattcataGTTTCAGCTAATGGATCGGTGGCAGCTACTGGCTCGCTATTTCATTTTCTAATATTtagttgaataaataaataatttaacttgaaatctttaattttaacattaatcattaattagtattaattatacTATTAATAGATGAACCGGCGGCactgtttctttatttttactatattttttattttcaagtgCTTGATTTTTTTGAAAAGTAAGGTGCTTATGTGGCGATCCTTATCCACAACTACAAAGCTGAAAAGGAAATCTACACTCTTTGAAATTCCAAAATCACCCCTATCTACAATTAGCAATGAGCCGGCCGGCCCCACCTGCATCAAatattctcatttctcaaacCCTCTCGAATTCTGATTTCTGGATATCGTCTTCTCCACATTTGCGAAACCGTTATCTTTCTCTCACATCCCCACACAATGTCGACGGCCAATGACGCCAATTGTGCAGGCGCCGCCGTCAGCGCGCCGAAGAAGAAGCAGCGCATCGGTACCAGCAGCGGCCTCCCCTCCACTCTCGCTGTGATCGATTTATCCGACGAATCCCTAACCAAAAGGCCTCGCAAACCGCCTCTTCTCCGCCGGACCGCCTCCCATTCTCTATCTCACTTCTCCCCGTCCTCCGCCTCCGCTGATTTCAATGATCAGTCCACCGCAGACGTTGTCCTCGGCCTTCTCTTCGATCGTCAGTCTTCTTCATTTGATTGCGTGGACGATTTCTCCGAATCGAGCTCGATTGCTTCGCCTGAGATTCAGATCTATTTGCATTCACGCGTTCTCCACCGATCGAAATACTTCGCCGCGCTTCTATCTGACCGCTGGCAACAGAAGAGTGATGCAACTTCGTCGATGGATGAAGAGAATGGCCCCAAAATCCTCAGTATTACTCATCTTATTCCGGCTAGCAATGACTCTATGAATGACTACCTAACAGTGCTCAAGCTGCTTTACTCCGATGATTTGTTGTTTTCGATTGATAACCTGTCGACCGCGCTTGATTTGCTCCCGATCGCGCTGGAATTGTTGTTTGAAGATTGTGTTAGAGCTTGTGTTAGATTCATTGAGGCAGTGCCGTGGTCGGAAGATGACGAAAAGAGGATCTTAAGTTTGATTCCTCTATTGAGTGAGGAAGAATCAAAAGAGCTTCTCGCCAGACTCTCTCCATTGAAAAATGATTCTTCTGAGGAAATGCTTCATGGACTAATTCTCTCTGCAATTCACAGTCATTCGAACATGGCCTTTGCAAAGGCGTTCGTCGCGAAGCTGCTGAGGGACTTCTCATCGAGAGAGACTGCGAGAAAAGTATTGGACGCAGCGTTTGATAAGAGTTTGAGGGTTGTGAAGCAGTCGTTGGAGGAGTACTCAAGTCCAGACTTCAGAGGGAGTCATGATGAGACCGAGGCGATTCAGAGGCTGAATTTGCACACGGCGGTGACTAATTTGAAGCACGTTCTGTGGTTGGTGGAAAGGATGATTGAGCTGAGAGTGGCGGATTCAGCCGTGAAGGCGTGGAGCGAGCAGGCATCACTCACGGCAGATTTGAGGAGGGCGTTTCTTGATGATTTATGGCGGGCTTTCTTTCCAGGACTGCCGTCTGTGGTACTTCGCTGCACTTGCCGGCTCGCCAATGCCGTCGTCACGGGGAATATTTTGGCTGCGAGACAGGTTTGCCTTTGCTACTTGTTGCTAATTTCCTTTTGGTGCTTTTATGTTAATGTTTGTTTTGGAGATTCAACTCTTATGTATTCGGTGTGCATATATCAATATATGATGCCTCAGCTTTAGCAGCTGAGGTCTGGTTATTACTGCAGTTGTGTTTCTCGGATATCTATCTATTTTCTTTTGAAGATGTTGCATTTCCAGCTTATATATTGATCTAAGTATCACTATCAGCATGAGGCATTTGTGTTCTTGAAATGGCTATTTTCTTTGTGACCCTAAGAAATGGATTTCCATTCATTAAGTTTCAAGAATAAATTTTGATTGTCCATACATATACATTACAGCTAGGCAGAAGAATTatgcaaagtgtgtgagtggctTATTCTCAGATTTTGAATGAAACTGGTTATGCAGGTGAGGATGAAGCTAGTGAGGGATTGGCTCCCGGTGTTGATTATTTGCAAAGAGAGAGTATCGATTATGGGGTCGAACAGTATGTCGCTGTATGTGGAGCTGGAAGAAATATTTTTGAGGATCATATCTACTCTCCCGATATCAGATGCACAGGAATTGTTGCAGCAGTGTCTTAGCTTCTCAACTCGCAACATTGACGACTGCCCTCACTTGATCGATGCATTTACTACTTGGTTTCGTCGTGCCAACAGACCCCCACAGGCAGATCTTTGCGAGTGATGGGTGCTATCCTTGATTTTCTGATCTAGGAGGAGAATCCATGGCTACCTCTTAAGCTTTTTGTAAATGGACTATCAggatcttttttcttttcccctTTGAAAGTAGCAGTAAGGCATGAGTCGTCTCTTTTTACATGTCTGTGACGAACTACCATGCATTTGCTGGGCATGTATATGTTTGATAGTGGAAGTTTTTAGAAACAAATAAGGAAGCTACTGTTAATATACCACTTGTTCAAAGTTTGTTTAGTTTTTCCCAAACATCACACTATCAATTAAACAATGAATCAATTGTGAGatagaaaaatgaaatatgttCCAGTTGGATGATCTATTTGTGGAGTGACATTTATAGGTTCCAAGTCTACAAATACTTTTTAAGATTGGAATATGTCTTTGCATACTCGTGTATTAGTATTAGCTTGAAGCAGAAATGTCCTCGAAAAATATACTACGTTAGTGTAGAGGTGGCCAAAAAAAATTAGAACCGGGAACCGAATCGGAAAACCGGACTGTCCGGGACGGTTTTGGAACTGGAACCGTGTCTCACGGttccgaaccgaaaccgaaacCGTGCTCAGCCGGTTCAGTTACGGTTCTCATTTCTCAAACCGTCGGTTCCCAGTTCTGAACTGAAACCGAATCATGGAATCGGGAACCGTGCCAGAACCGTCTTGGAACCGTGAACCGACAGTTCCACGGTTAGAGAACCGTGGAACTGTGAGTCGCCATTTCTGCATGCCTAAGGACGTGTGCCTTCTGTTTTCTCACTTTTTTGCCGGTCCATAATGGACTCTTGTTGCATGCATGGCAATTTGGCAGGTGTTGCAGCCATAATGGAGTGTTCAATgtataaattcaaattcaaatttcaaatcaGACGCTCCCCTCTCCATTGATGCTATAAATacccccccccctccccaatCTCCATCATTTCTTCACACCAATATCTCTCTACTCTTTCTCTGTATTAGtaaagctctctctctctctattactCTTTTTATATAAGCATTTTCTTTATAGTCTTAAAGCTATTTCTCTCTACACTCTTTCTTACACCAATCTCATCTCTTTAGTCTCTACTACTTTTCCTTCTTCTATTATCATCTCTTATTTTTCATCCTCACTACAAAAATGGTTGCTTCCGGTTCCGGCTTTGGTCGTAGTGGTGGCAAGGGAAGAATACTCGTTGACTACACTGCTACCATTGAAAAAATAAACCCCGCACCCCTCGTCGTCTACGTGGGGTTGTTATTCGAGATGATCCCGACGAATCAACCTATCTTGGGAGTGAGGATCCTACTTCTCAATTCCGAAGGGTGCCCAATCGTCGTGAACGTGAAGAAATAAAGGAGGCACAAATCCGTGCCGATGCGGAAATAGCGGAGTACCTTGCTCAACAACAATCCGATGAAGAAATTTCATCCACGTACCAAACGTAACAAGACGATGCCGATGCCATTGATTTGGAGGACGAGATTAATGTGATGGACGAGTTTGGAGTTGGCCACCGGGCTAAACGATCGACGGCGGGGAAGAAGGAACGAGCTCCGCGTTGCAACATAATCTTTTTTGTCCCGGCATCAACTGTTGCGGTCGAGCAAGCTTTTAGCGAAATGGAATACATGCTCGACGAACGAAGATCCCAAATGGCATCGCATAATCTTGAAGCCCAACTATTGCTCAAAGATCATACATTAGCCGAAGTAAGAGAGCAAGAAAATAAATGAGATGATTTGTTTGTAAAGAACCCCATATCCACGACCGAAGGCGACACCACCGATGTGAGCAAGTCATCTCAATGCACCGAAGGCGAAGACTTCGACGACGACTTCGACTTCGACTTCGATATGTAGAAGACTTCATGATTATGCGGTGTCACCAAAGGTAAGAGAAGTACGTGGCCTTTGATTCCTTCGGGATACGTAGGCAActcaattataacttaaatgttataattaagctcaagtcctattttctttatttctttttttccccaATTACAAGTTGTAAACTAAGttgccttaattttattttagcatccaaaagttgtaatttgtaaattgtactTATAAGAGTTGTAAGCTATAACTTtgaattataagttcaatttagaaaataaagtatatggaatttatattttcttgtatcttttattttattaaaacaaatttcattaaattttacacaacaatacatataaaacaatacaaattacataaaaaaaacgGACGGTTCTAACGGTTCGAACCAgaaccgccggttcacggtTCGGAACAGAAACCGTGAGGGTTAATTTCTGGTTCGGTTCCGGTTCTAGTTTTTAAAATCGAGAACCGGTGGTTCTggttccggttcgaaccggGAACCAAACCGTGGCCATGTGTTAGTGTATATGTATACACAATAGTAACTAATAAATAGGTTATAGAATTGGGAGTTTTGAGTGGTTTTTAAATTTCGAGAGACCGAGTAGCAAATGAGTACAACTTTGCTTataaatatagtactccctccgtcccaatattcaagtctcctattcctttttgggccgtcccaatattcaagtctcctttccttttttggcataaattacaatacaattacttcaattaattaggcattctctctctctttctaactttaatctctctctctctctcactctctttctgactctctctctctctctcttcgccacttctctctctcggacgcctcaccaccgccgcctcaccACCGCCGTTCCTCTTCTCTCCCGGTGACCGCAGCGACAAGGCCTCTGCCTCGCCGTCCGTTTTCCGGCGACCAGGGCTCTGCCCTCTCCTGGCGTCGacgaggcgccgccgcctcctatcTCTCCACCGCCTCAACCGTCTGCATCCACCGCCTCAACCCTCTgatctcctccgcctccaccgACTCCCTCTCCCAGACACATCCACGCAGGCGCAGCCAGCCGCCGCCCATTTTTcaagcggcggcgccgccctctgcAAAAGGCGACTCTCTGTATGTACTCTGCCTTccaccgcctctctctctctactctcttcCTCGAAGGCGGTGCGGCGGCACGACGGCCCCTCAGAGGTGGTAGGGTTGCGCGGTGGTGCGGTGGATTTCTGAGCTTGATTTTGCAGATTtgggggaaaatggtggtggCTCCGGCGGCGTCTCTGAGATGAGACGAAGGGAGTTTAGGGAAGCTTCTGATGGTGGTGGTGACCGGTGGAATTGGAGGAGGAGCTTCTGATTTCTGGCGGCCGGTGGAATTTGGGGAAGAAGGTGACTGCCGGCTGGTCCACTAAATTTGGGCTCGATTTTGAGAAATTGAGTATGAGGAAGAAGGAATAAGGGCGGCGACTCGGTGGAACTTGAGTGTATGTTTGCGGCCGGTGGAACTTGCATGTTTGCGGCCGGTGGAACTCGGTGGAAGAAGAAATTGAGTGTATGTTTGCGGCCGGTGCAACTTGCATGTTTTGGGGCGGATTCCAGATGGAAGAGGAAGAAGGAATTAGTTgctttaattaagaaataaaataacattaattaaaatactaattatgtggtccctactaatTTAACATCAACTTTacctctcctaaatacccgtgcccaaaacaaaggagacttcattattgggacggagggagtactacaaTTATTCACCTGAATTGGGGTTTTGCTTTCTCACTATGATTTTAAGAAACAAAAATTCATATGTAAATCACCACTCTGTAAACACGACTTTGTCTTCATCCGGCTCATACACAAAACAGCAGTGAAGTCGCACAATAAG is a window encoding:
- the LOC131000952 gene encoding BTB/POZ domain-containing protein At1g63850-like, with protein sequence MSTANDANCAGAAVSAPKKKQRIGTSSGLPSTLAVIDLSDESLTKRPRKPPLLRRTASHSLSHFSPSSASADFNDQSTADVVLGLLFDRQSSSFDCVDDFSESSSIASPEIQIYLHSRVLHRSKYFAALLSDRWQQKSDATSSMDEENGPKILSITHLIPASNDSMNDYLTVLKLLYSDDLLFSIDNLSTALDLLPIALELLFEDCVRACVRFIEAVPWSEDDEKRILSLIPLLSEEESKELLARLSPLKNDSSEEMLHGLILSAIHSHSNMAFAKAFVAKLLRDFSSRETARKVLDAAFDKSLRVVKQSLEEYSSPDFRGSHDETEAIQRLNLHTAVTNLKHVLWLVERMIELRVADSAVKAWSEQASLTADLRRAFLDDLWRAFFPGLPSVVLRCTCRLANAVVTGNILAARQVRMKLVRDWLPVLIICKERVSIMGSNSMSLYVELEEIFLRIISTLPISDAQELLQQCLSFSTRNIDDCPHLIDAFTTWFRRANRPPQADLCE